One genomic window of Plasmodium coatneyi strain Hackeri chromosome 12, complete sequence includes the following:
- a CDS encoding Calcineurin-like phosphoesterase produces the protein MGALRLLRLLQVLRLLLTVIQPFLPPTLGVSAKVTIGNHAKDDFLLKTLAIDKKKLDPSYFQRYDNIKWEGKIIAIGDIHGDIESLKLILRHANLINENDEWVAENVLLVQVGDVLDRGIYGPLIYDFLFKLQKEAPLKNSKVLLIMGNHEQLNLCGYFNYVNEKEVEIFFKNNFNNRLYHFVSITGEYFKKLIRLPVIAKVNDILFVHAGISKKISSLSLHTIRLKTRLQIENMCQILSYDKSMNYVNREGVLWYDHISRTAPYDENEACSILSHVFNNYKAKHLVVGHTKQLTHEISSYCNGGLFLIDTGMSLFMNNGQPYPNYLVEENGIFKSVHLKVQVNKKSKYCDSLEIELNSPNKQSFCVHAREMLLSTASKG, from the coding sequence ATGGGCGCGCTGCGACTGTTGAGGTTGTTGCAGGTTCTGCGGCTGTTGTTGACAGTGATCCAGCCGTTTCTCCCTCCAACTCTTGGCGTATCTGCGAAGGTAACCATCGGCAATCACGCGAAGGACGACTTTTTACTAAAAACATTAGCAATAGACAAAAAGAAACTGGACCCTTCCTACTTCCAAAGGTATGATAACATAAAatgggaggggaaaataatcGCCATAGGGGACATTCATGGGGACATAGAAAGTCTGAAGTTGATTTTACGACATGCAAATTTAATaaacgaaaatgatgaatGGGTTGCAGAAAATGTATTGCTAGTTCAAGTGGGAGACGTACTAGACAGGGGAATTTATGGTCCATTAATCTATGACTTTCTATTTAAGTTACAGAAGGAGGCACCTTTGAAAAATAGCAAAGTCCTACTAATCATGGGCAATCACGAACAACTAAATCTGTGCGGATATTTCAATTACGTAAATGAGAAAGaagtggaaatattttttaaaaataattttaacaaCAGGTTGTACCATTTTGTGTCCATTACAGGGGAGTATTTCAAAAAGTTAATTCGCCTACCAGTAATTGCAAAAGTGAACgacattttatttgttcatgcAGGGATAAGCAAAAAGATTTCTTCACTTAGCTTACACACCATACGGTTAAAGACGAGGCTACAAATTGAGAACATGTGCCAAATTCTCAGTTATGATAAATCCATGAACTACGTAAATAGAGAGGGAGTGCTTTGGTATGACCATATTTCACGAACAGCTCCCTACGATGAAAACGAAGCATGCTCAATTTTATCTCACGTTTTTAACAACTACAAGGCCAAGCATTTAGTCGTAGGACACACTAAGCAGCTGACACATGAAATTAGCTCCTACTGCAATGGTGGTCTTTTTCTCATCGACACTGGGATGAGCCTTTTCATGAACAACGGACAGCCATATCCAAACTACCTCGTCGAGGAAAATGGGATCTTTAAGTCAGTTCACTTGAAGGTTCAGGTAAATAAGAAGAGCAAATATTGCGATTCGTTGGAGATAGAATTGAACAGCCCCAACAAGCAGAGCTTCTGCGTCCACGCTAGGGAAATGCTTTTGTCTACCGCGAGCAAAGGTTGA
- a CDS encoding Biotin carboxylase subunit of acetyl CoA carboxylase: protein MVNGLTGAFSLVLLLQNFVEPIKHKNTNCYVHMHNNVSKNNFINTETKEVYQTRIKGTKNILHESYKNRYVPLFVSKGTELLSSFFKNNRRRNGDNSTNISANGKKGAPSSFNENRSARATICKSSSGKKWDSRKDTAQERIAHEKKCTEQRSAIEELTDELVSSLSSHTDEGFMSVTSNDHHERKYNPGRSHHPRNMINENGNSDSNPCMNSASYNPGEMSDVFSKWNVAKASVRRKNNVEDNFTFMMDLIKESPSIHSKGEDVTIPQDRSGDALTDGRRLHKGKIKKRKKHLNRLYYSFRGQNDFLSRKEGTRGGDVCLGPVGNSPIHKNGTNMLQRRAQRTKAQSSHNKCVDTASSASHPSPSNDFLTYEEKERAKEKAHKEYTKYIEERRYPYFNFVKNKNGKIIKKLLIANNGMAAMKCILSIKEWLFKSFSEENLMKIIVLATEEDISSNAKYISLANKVIKVPPGKNSNNYANVALIVDIAKKEQVDAVWPGWGHCSENPLLSAMLEKENIIFIGPTGDVMEALGDKISANILAQSVNVPVVKWSGDSIRIDNFEKKISEEVYNKSTIHSLDACIKECQRIGYPVMIKASQGGGGKGIRKVENEAEIKKAYTQVQMELPNSPIFLMKVCSNVRHIEIQVVGDMYGNVCSLSGRDCTTQRRFQKIFEEGPPSVVPPNIFREMEKASIRLTKMIKYRGAGTIEYLYDQEKQTYFFLELNPRLQVEHPVSEGITNTNLISIQLQVAMGIPLQNIDDIRRLYRIGEGSAGSGASFCAPVEETHRFGAACEYSPPNGSSESSGGGSSPSGGEGTPAGEMNPFDFYNNRPHVSNHVIAARITAENSNDSFKPTSGKVKRIHFQNSKDVWGYFSINDGSVHEFSDSQIGHIFAKGETREVARKNLILALRKLNIDGEIKTGTKYLAKILECKPFIENNITTNWLDTIIEKRKNIYYSAVHIIILCATIFKLLVHFMKEKEQVEDALSREDIGIKPQEDAFTNLKREVKNAYTFDIVFENVRYNFKGYNTGENLYTLKINGQEIEVLANYDKKNNKIFASFFNHTYLYTCLEDSLGIHMHLEKDSIFIPKMSNPFHLMSNTNGKIVKYLIKDGEKIEKNEDYIEVEAMKMIMTFKSTEKGILRHRMSEGSIVKMGDLLGVIEQTSPDSNTERGEQNEIKTFTGHLDLSNKYAYELGEASLLQHHIRGQDVPLSFGPMDESAEGSWPINDQKRGKSHSHKGGANRDEEDTLTVVPNHAPSGMHRLSENTGGTEPVVDAPKSEDSSFFSSFEQDEVSSQEGSTKNRLFLNKKKNLFRLFASKKDSDKKEHTAASYVNEKFNSFKEYLTSLSSSNESSAAPTSVSTSVKVEVAAQSNKSYANSESREGANVPSSVHTMNDESGSANQGNNSTGLNSTCQNSSTGERGDRNDNVSSEVVSTRNESNEKTSNEGTLSWDTENKGAAKSASEGTSKCTSNSCTQVGGDTPGVDAPRDHPITGEDSRKKQFLLDIPNMKRVEYLLKGYEQDYQQCFNELVKNKHNIKSNFIYILDKFIEYNSLFAKKENITQVEAYDILHTKFRNEKKKKYEIAHAYTYNYLSIKFVELVLKYLLDSGLTSLSEMPDDLLDKLKVITHFRGKSFGNIILLARAIVHIAEHMRLVQFVKGALNDRTANSGEKINQLEEHIRIKQSIIRYSKLGQLPSGASTPSSTSSSYRNHCERVVNTFLGSPSDVHMFLPSLFTPENKSALLEIYAHNLYKHFDVKTELVGDDCLKFFINDSEEENLLILNEKSRVHVDELIGEGGINPTDRRINSIHIINRNESFPSDYEGSLVHIKNRCKHLYIYHYFGEKYEDVYEWGGDEDTGEEVPSGRRTNLLPYQRYIFSFEKNCQNYDLQNVDEKIFKGTKVFLGMYKKNKKIESLFAERVIHVCDVPKGGVSVLGETPPKGGNSMGEQDLPVFVEQKRLQDALTEEFKEAVNDIAIARLNPKVQDTKVSSYVTYHVILDDVKGNDGDELNTIEKALKNFLNRHNELLLENYVNDVYACVYRKGGESSMGILKLEPKKVLRLHVLFDGENNVVEEVESVPPFDVDALYLKRKRARDIDTLYAYDFVKAINISLNRMNNGGPEDLFTYVNSVKEFKMDFDALQGNTTRKAASHADGLFLQHDDLSEDEVKIRNALYLSDKLNVGQNKLSVIGLLMNVRTVEYKEGRDVIFIINDITTHGGSFSVVEDQLFYAISSYAREKKIPRIYISCNSGARIGLYSFLMDKIQVSWKDEKKKELGYDYIYITEDVKNKIAKEDIIFLKEVIQNGEKRYLIEGIVGNLSNHIGVENLRGSGLIAGETSKAYDEIFTLSYVTGRSVGIGAYLVRLGKRTIQKKGSSLLLTGFNALNKILGEKVYVSNEQLGGVKIMMRNGISQVEAQNDQDGVDKIFKWLSYVPKTSDHYYDVIEKERQKTSQFSYYEQPNGEEVHSAAREVKPTLQGEPPKMHFQKINDIDMDNIQNSDVVELIRGTDTKQGFLDKNSYFEYMNEWGKGIITGRGKLGSIPVGVIAVNRNLVTQDIPCDPALKTKAVRSTHAPCVFFPDNSYKTAQSIEDFNKENLPLFVFANWRGFSGGTMDMFNSVLKFGSMIVNQLVNYKHPVFVYIPIWGELRGGSWVVVDETLNSQIIEMYADTNSKGGILEPPGIVEVKFRLPEIRKLMHGIDSSIIALDRRMAEAQEDDVSRIKQEIEDKEKELLPFYLQVCHRYADLHDVSKCMQSKGVIRKIVPWEKARSFFYYRLVRRLLMSTLSKKYGTALTQSEEFKKLTSDIASSDEDDYEVCRRILNENTLRDIERLTEDLHHQKTLDEFYRAFQSLSLQQRRELFSKLSSHQ, encoded by the coding sequence ATGGTTAATGGCCTCACAGGAGCATTTTCGCTTGTTCTGTTACTCCAAAACTTTGTAGAGCCCATAAAACACAAAAACACGAATTGctatgtacacatgcataATAATGTCAGTAAGAACAACTTTATCAACACAGAAACGAAGGAAGTATATCAGACTAGAATTAAGGGAACCAAAAACATTCTTCATGAGAGTTACAAGAACAGGTATGTTCCACTGTTCGTGTCCAAGGGAACCGAACTGTTAAGCTCGTTTTTTAAGAATAACAGACGGAGGAATGGAGATAACTCGACAAATATTTCGGCGAACGGGAAGAAGGGTGCACCCTCTTCGTTTAATGAGAATAGATCCGCGCGTGCTACTATATGCAAGTCttcaagtgggaaaaaatgggactCAAGGAAGGACACCGCGCAGGAGAGAATCGCCCATGAGAAGAAGTGCACTGAGCAGAGGAGCGCTATTGAAGAACTAACAGATGAATTGGTTAGCAGCTTGAGTAGCCACACGGATGAAGGTTTTATGAGTGTCACATCGAATGATCACCACGAGAGGAAGTACAACCCAGGGAGAAGTCACCACCCAAGGAATATGATCAATGAAAATGGGAACAGTGACAGCAATCCTTGTATGAATTCAGCTAGTTACAACCCAGGGGAGATGTCCGATGTGTTctcaaaatggaatgttGCCAAGGCGAGTGtcaggaggaaaaacaacGTAGAAGacaattttacttttatgATGGACCTGATTAAGGAATCCCCCTCCATACACTCCAAGGGGGAGGATGTGACAATCCCGCAGGATCGTTCGGGGGATGCCCTAACAGATGGTAGACGGCTACACAAagggaagataaaaaagaggaagaaacatcTAAACAGACTGTATTACAGCTTTAGGGGCCAGAATGATTTTCTCTCCCGAAAGGAGGGCACCCGTGGGGGTGACGTCTGTCTCGGCCCGGTAGGTAACTCTCCAATACATAAAAACGGAACAAACATGTTGCAGCGAAGGGCGCAACGTACCAAGGCGCAGAGCAGTCACAACAAATGTGTTGATACTGCTTCGTCTGCAAGCCATCCGAGCCCCTCCAACGACTTCCTAACAtacgaagaaaaagaaagggcaAAGGAGAAGGCCCATAAGGAATACACAAAATACATAGAAGAGAGAAGGTACCCATATTTTAATttcgtaaaaaataaaaatgggaagataataaaaaaattactaatTGCAAATAACGGCATGGCAGCAATGAAGTGCATTTTATCAATAAAGGAATGGCTATTTAAGTCCTTCTCTGAGGAGAACTTAATGAAGATTATAGTGCTAGCCACAGAAGAAGACATATCAAGTAatgcaaaatatatttcgTTGGCCAACAAAGTTATAAAAGTACCTCCTGGGAAGAACTCCAACAACTACGCGAACGTTGCGCTAATTGTGGATAtagcaaagaaggaacaagtgGATGCTGTCTGGCCAGGATGGGGACACTGCTCAGAAAATCCGCTACTATCCGCCATgctggaaaaggaaaacatcaTTTTTATAGGGCCAACTGGAGATGTAATGGAAGCCCTAGGAGATAAAATATCTGCCAATATCCTCGCACAGAGTGTAAATGTACCAGTTGTAAAATGGAGTGGGGATAGCATTCGAATTGataattttgaaaagaaaattagtGAAGAGGTATACAATAAATCTACGATACATTCGTTGGATGCTTGCATAAAGGAATGCCAACGGATTGGGTACCCTGTTATGATAAAAGCATCTCaaggagggggagggaaaGGTATCCGGAAAGTGGAAAACGAAgcagaaataaagaaagccTACACGCAGGTGCAAATGGAATTACCCAACTCGCCAATCTTTCTAATGAAAGTCTGTAGCAACGTTAGACACATCGAAATACAGGTTGTCGGAGATATGTATGGTAATGTGTGCTCCCTAAGTGGAAGAGACTGCACGACCCAAAGGAGGttccaaaaaatttttgaggAAGGGCCCCCCTCAGTTGTACCTCCCAATATTTTCCgtgaaatggaaaaggcATCCATACGTCtaacaaaaatgataaaatataGAGGTGCAGGAACTATTGAGTATTTATATGACCAGGAGAAGCagacttatttttttctcgaaTTAAATCCTCGGCTGCAGGTGGAACACCCCGTGTCGGAGGGCATCACCAACACGAATCTTATTTCGATACAGCTGCAGGTGGCCATGGGGATTCCCCTCCAGAATATAGATGACATTAGGAGGTTGTACCGAATAGGGGAAGGGAGTGCAGGCTCGGGCGCGAGTTTTTGTGCACCGGTGGAGGAAACTCACAGGTTCGGTGCTGCGTGTGAGTACAGCCCTCCAAACGGTAGTAGCGAAAGTAGCGGTGGTGGTAGCTCTCCCTCTGGCGGAGAGGGCACCCCCGCGGGCGAGATGAACCCATTCGACTTCTACAATAACAGGCCACATGTAAGCAACCACGTGATTGCTGCGCGGATCACCGCAGAGAATAGTAATGACAGTTTTAAGCCCACTTCGggaaaggtaaaaagaaTCCATTTCCAAAATTCGAAGGACGTGTGGGGATACTTTTCAATCAATGATGGATCCGTGCATGAATTCTCCGATTCGCAAATTgggcacatttttgcaaaaggagaaacgaGGGAAGTAGCCAGAAAAAATCTAATCCTCGCATTAAGGAAATTAAACATAGAcggggaaataaaaacaggcacaaaatatttagcaaaaattttggaaTGCAAACCATTTATAGAAAATAACATAACGACAAATTGGTTGGACACAATTAttgagaaaagaaaaaatatctaTTACAGCGcagtacatataataattctGTGTGCCACGATTTTTAAACTGCTCGTTCAttttatgaaggaaaaggaacaagtgGAAGATGCGCTCAGTAGGGAGGACATTGGAATAAAACCACAGGAAGATGCCTTCACTAATTTGAAAAGGGAGGTAAAAAATGCGTACACGTTTGATATCGTATTTGAAAATGTGAGGTACAATTTTAAGGGTTATAATACAGGGGAGAATCTTTatactttaaaaattaaCGGACAGGAAATCGAAGTGCTAGCTAATTATGATAAGaagaacaataaaatatttgcGAGCTTTTTCAACCACACGTATTTGTATACATGTTTGGAAGACAGCTTAGGCATCCACATGCATTTAGAAAAGGACAGTATTTTTATCCCCAAGATGAGTAACCCATTTCATTTGATGTCCAATACGAATgggaaaattgtaaaatatttgatAAAGGATGGAGAGAAAATAGAGAAGAATGAGGACTACATAGAAGTCGAGGCCATGAAAATGATCATGACTTTTAAATCTACAGAAAAGGGTATTCTCAGGCACAGGATGTCCGAGGGGAGCATcgtaaaaatgggggacCTCCTTGGAGTGATTGAGCAAACCTCTCCTGATAGCAACACCGAACGGGGAGAGCAAAACGAAATTAAAACCTTCACTGGACATTTGGACTTATCGAATAAGTACGCATACGAGTTGGGGGAAGCAAGTCTGCTGCAACACCATATTAGGGGGCAGGATGTTCCCCTCAGTTTTGGCCCCATGGATGAGTCTGCGGAAGGTTCCTGGCCGATTAATgatcaaaaaagggggaaaagtcATTCGCATAAAGGAGGTGCAAATCGTGACGAGGAAGACACACTGACGGTTGTACCAAACCATGCGCCAAGTGGAATGCATCGTCTGAGTGAAAATACAGGGGGGACGGAACCCGTCGTGGATGCCCCCAAGTCGGAGgattcctccttcttctcctccttcgaACAGGACGAGGTGTCCTCCCAGGAAGGAAGCACAAAGAACCGGCTATTCctaaataagaagaaaaacctATTCCGCTTATTTGCAAGCAAAAAGGATagtgataaaaaagaacacactGCAGCGAGTTATGTTAACGAAAAATTTAATTCCTTCAAGGAGTACCTCACTAGTTTAAGTTCGTCCAACGAAAGTTCGGCGGCACCCACTAGTGTCAGCACGAGCGTCAAGGTGGAGGTAGCGGCTCAGTCGAATAAGTCGTACGCCAATTCTGAATCCAGGGAGGGCGCGAATGTACCGTCCAGTGTGCACACGATGAATGATGAGTCGGGAAGTGCCAACCAAGGGAATAACTCCACTGGTCTTAATTCCACCTGCCAAAATTCTTCAACGGGGGAGAGGGGGGATCGTAACGATAATGTGTCAAGCGAAGTTGTTTCCACGAGGAATGAATCCAATGAGAAGACGTCCAACGAGGGCACACTCAGTTGGGACACGGAAAATAAGGGGGCAGCAAAAAGTGCATCAGAAGGCACTTCCAAATGCACCTCCAACAGTTGCACACAAGTGGGGGGGGACACCCCAGGTGTGGATGCTCCACGTGATCACCCAATCACTGGCGAAGATTCCAGGAAAAAGCAATTCCTGTTAGACATCCCCAATATGAAGAGAGTAGAATATTTACTAAAAGGATATGAgcaggattaccaacaatgcTTCAACGAATtagtgaaaaataaacacaACATTAAGTCCAACTTCATTTACATCCTAGACAAATTTATAGAATACAATTCACTATttgccaaaaaggaaaatatcacACAGGTAGAAGCTTACGatattttacacacaaaatTTAGGaacgagaagaaaaaaaaatatgaaattgCCCATGCGTATACGTATAACTATTTAAGCATAAAATTTGTTGAGCTagttttaaaatatttactagACAGTGGGCTTACCTCGTTGAGCGAAATGCCAGATGACCTCCTGGATAAGCTAAAAGTTATAACACATTTTAGGGGAAAATCCTTCGGTAACATCATTTTGCTCGCCAGAGCGATAGTACATATCGCGGAACATATGCGCTTGGTTCAGTTCGTAAAAGGTGCATTAAACGATAGGACTGCCAATTCGGGTGAGAAAATTAACCAACTGGAGGAGCACATAAGGATAAAGCAGAGCATCATTAGATATTCGAAATTGGGACAACTTCCAAGTGGTGCATCTACGCCCTCCTCCACTTCGAGCAGCTATAGGAACCATTGCGAACGTGTAGTGAATACATTTTTGGGAAGCCCTTCGGACGTGCACATGTTCCTTCCATCGCTTTTTACcccagaaaataaaagtgctCTTCTAGAAATATACGCCCACAATTTGTATAAACACTTTGATGTCAAAACGGAACTAGTGGGGGATGACTgtctgaaattttttataaacgactcagaagaagaaaatttactcATCCTAAATGAGAAAAGTAGGGTACATGTGGATGAACTGATTGGAGAAGGGGGAATAAATCCAACTGATCGACGCATAAACAGCATTCATATTATTAACAGAAATGAAAGTTTCCCTAGTGACTATGAAGGGAGTTTAGTACATATAAAGAATAGGTGTAAGCATTTGTACATTTATCACTATTTTGGGGAGAAGTATGAGGATGTTTACGAGTGGGGTGGAGACGAAGACACCGGGGAGGAGGTCCCCTCCGGGCGAAGGACAAATCTGCTGCCCTACCAAagatatattttctcctttgaaAAGAACTGCCAAAATTATGACCTACAAAATGTAGAtgagaaaatatttaaaggGACCAAGGTATTCCTAGGCATgtacaaaaagaataaaaaaatcgaaTCGCTGTTTGCAGAGAGGGTGATCCATGTGTGTGATGTTCCAAAGGGTGGAGTGTCTGTACTCGGGGAAACTcccccaaaaggggggaactcCATGGGGGAGCAAGATTTACCCGTTTTCGTGGAACAGAAGCGGTTACAAGACGCACTCACGGAAGAGTTCAAAGAAGCAGTAAATGATATAGCAATAGCTAGACTGAACCCGAAAGTGCAAGACACAAAGGTGAGCAGCTACGTAACTTACCACGTAATACTCGATGATGTGAAAGGGAATGACGGAGACGAATTAAATACAATTGAGAAGGCGCTCAAGAACTTCCTCAATAGGCATAACGAGCTGCTTCTAGAAAATTATGTGAACGATGTATACGCCTGTGTGTACAGAAAGGGAGGCGAATCTTCCATGGGGATACTCAAATTGGAACCGAAAAAGGTACTCAGACTGCACGTCCTCTTCGATGGAGAAAATAATGTTGTTGAAGAGGTTGAAAGTGTACCCCCCTTTGATGTAGACGCGTTGtacttaaaaagaaaaagggctAGAGATATAGATACGTTATATGCCTACGATTTTGTCAAGGCGATAAATATTTCCCTAAACAGGATGAACAACGGTGGCCCAGAAGATCTGTTCACATATGTGAACAGCGTGAAGGAGTTTAAGATGGACTTTGATGCACTGCAGGGGAACACCACAAGGAAGGCAGCTTCCCATGCAGATGGTCTGTTTCTCCAGCACGACGACCTCAGCGAAGACGAAGTGAAGATAAGGAACGCGCTCTACCTGTCAGATAAGCTAAACGTGGGCCAAAACAAACTGAGCGTCATCGGCCTGTTGATGAACGTGAGGACAGTCGAatacaaagaaggaagagacgtaatttttattataaacGATATAACGACGCATGGTGGCTCATTCAGTGTAGTGGAAGACCAGTTATTTTATGCTATATCTAGCTACGccagggagaagaaaattccACGTATTTATATATCCTGCAATTCAGGTGCAAGAATTGGGCTGTACAGTTTTCTGATGGATAAAATTCAAGTCAGTTGGAAAgacgaaaagaagaaggaactcGGGTATGACTACATTTACATAACGGAGGacgtgaaaaataaaatagccAAGGAGgacataatatttttaaaggaagttattcaaaatggggaaaagagATACCTAATCGAAGGTATAGTAGGAAATTTAAGCAACCATATTGGAGTGGAAAATTTAAGGGGGAGTGGTCTTATTGCTGGTGAAACATCCAAAGCGTatgatgaaatttttacCCTGTCATATGTTACTGGCAGAAGTGTTGGCATCGGCGCTTACCTTGTTAGACTCGGGAAAAGGACCATCCAGAAAAAAGGTTCTTCTCTTTTACTAACAGGGTTTAACGCactaaataaaatattaggGGAAAAGGTCTACGTTAGCAATGAGCAATTGGGAGGGGTCAAAATTATGATGAGAAATGGCATATCTCAAGTGGAAGCTCAAAATGATCAGGATGGTGTCGACAAAATTTTCAAGTGGCTATCCTATGTGCCCAAAACAAGTGACCATTACTACGACGTTATTGAGAAGGAGCGCCAGAAGACAAGTCAATTTAGCTACTATGAGCAGCCTAACGGGGAGGAGGTACACAGCGCTGCAAGGGAAGTGAAACCCACATTGCAGGGGGAACCTCCAAAAATGCACttccaaaaaattaacgaCATAGACATGGATAACATACAAAACTCAGATGTAGTCGAACTGATAAGAGGCACAGACACGAAGCAGGGGTTTTTAGACAAAAATAGCTACTTCGAATATATGAATGAATGGGGAAAAGGGATAATAacggggagggggaaattgGGTTCCATCCCTGTTGGTGTAATAGCTGTTAACAGAAATTTAGTAACGCAGGATATTCCGTGTGACCCAGCATTGAAGACGAAAGCAGTGAGATCAACACATGCAccatgtgtttttttcccggACAATTCATACAAAACGGCTC
- a CDS encoding Nucleic acid binding protein, protein MTKRMPNKASSSSRESKNEKKQAEKEQEEQPDNGNTRNILTMENILEEKDRDNNKKVKNKIILKNKKNTSSTFNNNEMRILTIPKHRISSIKTNWMELIKPIVTHLKLEIRMVGDKIQVRTCKLTEDKNNLQKSSDYIKAYLLGFTIEDSLALLRIDDLYIESFQVKDVKILKGDHLSRCIGRICGSNGATKYAIENATKTRIVIAGDKIHILGSFNNIKMARYSICSLILGSTQGKIFNKLNILAKRMKERF, encoded by the coding sequence ATGACGAAACGGATGCCGAACAAGGCGAGCTCCTCATCGAGGGagagcaaaaatgaaaaaaaacaagcagaaaaggaacaggaagaacaaccaGATAACGGAAACACAAGAAACATTTTAAccatggaaaatattttggaggaaaaagataGAGACAACAataaaaaggtgaagaacaaaataattttaaaaaataaaaaaaacacaagtaGCACGTTTAACAATAACGAAATGAGAATACTTACCATCCCGAAACATCGCATATCGTCTATAAAAACCAATTGGATGGAATTAATCAAGCCAATTGTTACCCACTTAAAGTTAGAAATACGAATGGTTGGAGATAAAATCCAAGTAAGGACATGCAAACTGACTGAGGATAAAAATAACCTGCAAAAATCTTCAGACTATATAAAGGCATACTTACTTGGATTCACCATTGAAGATTCTTTAGCCCTACTAAGGATAGACgatttatatatagaaagCTTTCAAGTGAaggatgtaaaaatattaaaagggGACCACCTGTCCAGATGCATTGGCAGAATATGTGGCAGCAACGGGGCAACAAAATATGCCATAGAAAATGCCACCAAAACGAGGATAGTCATAGCAGGAGATAAAATTCATATATTAGGCAGCTTCAACAATATAAAAATGGCTAGATACTCCATCTGTAGTTTAATTCTTGGTTCAACACagggtaaaatttttaacaaactTAATATCCTCGCGAAGAGGATGAAGGAGAGGTTTTAG
- a CDS encoding Translation initiation factor EF-1 → MYRTALLPLLTLLVYAALYFTQAVTRQSNLFLTPVCNKVETHKTNYGSPISVNRWTPWRKTTRRIPRRNANVIYNRVKDSHVVKEGESDTIEMNGVVDQCLANTNFVVRIPNGETFLCFISGKLRINKVKINLGDMVKIQIHKLNFEKRRGKIVFRYLQHAALGGKKW, encoded by the coding sequence ATGTACAGAACAGCCCTGCTGCCCCTTCTTACCCTCCTCGTGTATGCCGCCCTCTATTTCACCCAAGCAGTGACCAGGCAgagcaatttatttttaacccCAGTGTGTAACAAAGTAGAGACGCACAAAACGAACTATGGATCGCCCATCAGCGTGAACAGGTGGACCCCATGGAGGAAGACAACTAGGCGAATTCCCCGTAGGAACGCTAATGTAATATATAACAGGGTTAAGGATAGCCACGTtgtaaaggaaggggaaagtgaTACCATCGAAATGAACGGAGTAGTGGACCAATGTCTAGCCAACACGAACTTTGTTGTTCGAATTCCAAATGGAGAAACCTTCTTATGTTTCATCTCAGGAAAATTGAGAATCAATAAGGTGAAAATTAACCTGGGGGATATGGTAAAGATACAGATACATAAGTTGAACTTTGAGAAGCGCAGGGGGAAAATTGTGTTCAGGTATTTGCAGCACGCCGCACTGGGGGGTAAGAAGTGGTGA